A single Vigna radiata var. radiata cultivar VC1973A chromosome 8, Vradiata_ver6, whole genome shotgun sequence DNA region contains:
- the LOC106770744 gene encoding uncharacterized protein LOC106770744 codes for MNKKEKIDRKSLYSGQGNITCTSACTLIFRISLNFFTTMAMNSSKSNDFSTILFPLSASNAVQKSEALTVKGMSQLGLSQRVKSLRKMSLATKRRAVMFHGKGKEVLRAQFSDLSPTSVGVDGGDTESILRASQIVREKLEKAVCNTRTNKKAKEMLQAKLLLAFASESDVAVGETSSTPQRGSFLNHFAYPFPNRFWQADTEVDKSISLCATPLRVCFPDESVYGSRDNESEYDGRMHSNPYKKNGPYTCPKCGCVFETSQRFAAHVSSMHYRYETKSERKKRMMAKIRRRSLRLEWENGDDGQRRNSSVFGFAGNNSNVAPAQVKIETESVVRLQLAPPPGWPKITEAVRIKSEPLYN; via the coding sequence atgaataaaaaagaaaaaatagacagAAAGTCGTTATATAGTGGGCAAGGAAACATCACCTGTACAAGCGCATGCACACTCATTTTCAGAATCTCTTTGAATTTCTTCACGACAATGGCCATGAATTCGAGCAAGTCCAACGACTTTAGCACCATCCTCTTCCCTCTCTCGGCTTCAAACGCAGTCCAAAAAAGCGAAGCTTTAACGGTGAAAGGAATGAGCCAACTTGGGCTGAGCCAAAGAGTAAAGAGTCTCAGAAAAATGTCATTGGCCACGAAAAGAAGAGCAGTGATGTTTCATGGCAAGGGCAAAGAGGTTCTGAGGGCTCAGTTTTCGGATCTGTCACCAACTTCAGTAGGTGTTGATGGTGGCGACACGGAGAGCATCTTAAGAGCGAGTCAGATAGTGAGAGAAAAACTGGAAAAAGCAGTTTGCAACACTCGCACTAATAAGAAAGCCAAGGAAATGCTGCAAGCAAAACTTCTATTAGCATTCGCTTCTGAAAGTGATGTTGCTGTTGGTGAAACTTCCTCAACACCCCAAAGGGGAAGTTTTTTGAACCATTTTGCTTATCCCTTTCCCAACCGTTTTTGGCAGGCAGACACGGAGGTTGATAAAAGCATCAGCCTTTGTGCAACTCCATTGAGGGTTTGTTTTCCCGACGAAAGCGTTTATGGTAGCAGGGACAATGAGAGCGAATACGACGGTCGGATGCACAGCAATCCGTACAAGAAGAACGGGCCGTACACGTGTCCGAAGTGCGGGTGCGTGTTTGAGACGTCGCAGCGGTTTGCGGCGCACGTGAGTTCTATGCACTATAGGTACGAGACGAAGagtgagaggaagaagagaatgaTGGCGAAAATCCGAAGGAGGAGTCTGCGTCTTGAATGGGAAAACGGTGACGATGGTCAGAGAAGAAATAGCAGTGTGTTTGGTTTTGCAGGAAACAATAGCAACGTTGCTCCTGCTCAAGTGAAGATTGAAACTGAGAGTGTTGTGAGGCTTCAGCTTGCTCCTCCTCCTGGCTGGCCAAAAATAACTGAAGCTGTCAGAATAAAATCGGAGCCATTATACAATTGA